A genomic segment from Triticum dicoccoides isolate Atlit2015 ecotype Zavitan chromosome 1A, WEW_v2.0, whole genome shotgun sequence encodes:
- the LOC119358319 gene encoding ras-related protein RABD1-like, with translation MSSSEYDYLFKLLLIGDSSVGKSCLLLRFADDAYVDTYISTIGVDFKIRTVELDGKSVKLQIWDTAGQERFRTITSSYYRGAHGIIIVYDVTDRESFNNVKQWLSEIDRYASDSVCKLLVGNKCDLVDSKVVDTEEAKAFAESLGMNFLETSAKEAINVETAFLTMSSEIKNKMASQPTAERKSTVHVHMKGQPIQQQNSSCCSS, from the exons ATGAGCTCCTCCGAGTA CGACTACCTCTTCAAGCTGCTCCTCATCGGCGACTCCTCCGTCGGCAAGTCCTGCCTCCTCCTCCGCTTCGCC GACGATGCGTACGTCGACACCTACATCAGTACCATCGGCGTTGATTTC AAAATCCGGACCGTTGAGCTCGATGGCAAGTCGGTGAAGCTGCAGATT TGGGACACAGCAGGCCAGGAAAGGTTCAGGACAATAACAAGCAGTTACTACCGGGGAGCGCATGGAATCATT ATCGTATATGACGTGACAGATAGGGAAAGCTTCAACAATGTCAAGCAGTGGTTGAGTGAGATCGATAGGTATGCCAGTGACAGTGTGTGCAAGCTTCTAGTGGGGAACAAATGTGATTTGGTCGATAGTAAGGTCGTCGATACAGAGGAGGCCAAG GCTTTTGCAGAATCGTTGGGAATGAATTTTCTTGAGACAAGTGCAAAGGAAGCCATCAATGTGGAGACAGCTTTCTTAACCATGTCATCAGAAATCAAGAACAA GATGGCGAGCCAACCAACGGCGGAGAGGAAATCGACGGTCCATGTTCACATGAAAGGGCAGCCCATACAGCAGCAGAACAGCAGTTGCTGCTCCTCATAA